In one window of Cytophagaceae bacterium ABcell3 DNA:
- a CDS encoding pseudouridine synthase — translation MNLTKKPARFFLVQKLSVSNKEAAHLIVQQRLLVNGQPAQVNQPIYETDEVTFDGQLLQEAKKCIYLACYKPCGIETTLNREIPDNLYCSFDIPEGVFPAGRLDKASEGLLLFTNDGALYQDIVHCKTLQEKQYLVTVNKPLTEEVLKRLSTGVKIMDKMTRPCLVKKMGDSEFQITLTEGRNRQIRRMCYKLGYEVVKLVRTRIINLQLGNLKPGEWRSVKKEDIYG, via the coding sequence TTGAACCTTACTAAAAAGCCAGCACGATTTTTTCTCGTACAAAAGCTTTCTGTTTCTAATAAAGAAGCAGCGCATTTGATCGTGCAGCAAAGGTTACTGGTAAACGGACAGCCTGCACAGGTAAACCAACCGATTTATGAAACTGATGAGGTGACATTTGACGGGCAATTGTTGCAGGAGGCAAAAAAGTGCATTTATCTGGCTTGCTACAAGCCATGCGGTATAGAAACTACGTTGAACAGGGAAATACCCGACAACCTGTACTGTTCTTTTGATATCCCAGAAGGTGTTTTTCCCGCCGGGCGCTTGGACAAAGCCTCGGAAGGCCTGCTTTTATTTACCAATGATGGAGCGTTGTACCAAGATATTGTCCACTGTAAAACCCTTCAGGAAAAACAATACCTAGTCACGGTAAACAAGCCACTCACAGAAGAAGTCCTTAAACGTTTGTCTACAGGTGTCAAAATTATGGATAAAATGACCCGCCCTTGTTTGGTTAAAAAGATGGGCGACAGTGAATTCCAAATAACCCTCACCGAAGGGCGCAACCGGCAAATCAGAAGGATGTGTTATAAGCTTGGCTATGAAGTTGTCAAACTTGTCCGCACCCGCATCATCAATCTTCAGCTTGGCAACCTCAAGCCAGGGGAGTGGCGGTCAGTAAAGAAAGAAGACATATACGGGTAG
- the glyA gene encoding serine hydroxymethyltransferase: METKSRQIARDTAIFDLINKEADRQEHGIELIASENFTSKQVMEAMGSVLTNKYAEGLPGKRYYGGCEVVDQAEQLAIDRAKQLFDAEWANVQPHSGAQANAAVMLGCLNPGDAILGFDLSHGGHLSHGSPVNLSGKYYRPFFYGVEKETGLISWDKVEEIAQKEKPKLIICGASAYSRDWDYERLRDIADSVGALLLADISHPAGLIAKGLLNDPIEHCHIVTTTTHKTLRGPRGGLIVMGEDFENPFGLKTPKGDIRMMSNVLDMAVFPGTQGGPLEHVIAAKAVAFHEALSDEYMEYALQVQKNAKVMCKAFIDKGYQVISGGTDNHLMLIDLRSKGLTGKVAENTLIKADITINKNMVPFDDKSPFVTSGMRIGTAAITTRGMKEGDMERIVDMIDTVLMNNENEAKLSAVRGEVNEWMKEFPLYK, translated from the coding sequence ATGGAAACAAAAAGCAGACAGATCGCAAGGGATACCGCAATTTTTGACCTGATCAACAAAGAAGCTGACAGGCAGGAACATGGTATAGAACTGATCGCTTCTGAAAATTTCACCTCTAAGCAGGTAATGGAAGCCATGGGCAGTGTTTTAACCAACAAATATGCAGAAGGGCTTCCTGGAAAAAGATATTATGGTGGTTGCGAAGTCGTAGACCAAGCTGAGCAATTGGCTATAGATCGCGCAAAGCAACTTTTTGATGCAGAATGGGCCAATGTGCAGCCTCACTCAGGTGCACAGGCCAATGCTGCGGTTATGCTGGGTTGCCTTAACCCTGGCGACGCTATTTTAGGCTTTGACTTGTCGCACGGTGGCCACTTGTCACATGGTTCTCCTGTGAACCTTTCAGGAAAGTATTACAGACCTTTCTTTTATGGTGTAGAAAAAGAAACAGGTTTGATTAGCTGGGATAAAGTAGAGGAAATAGCGCAGAAAGAAAAACCTAAACTTATTATATGTGGTGCTTCTGCTTATTCCAGAGACTGGGATTATGAACGTTTGAGAGACATTGCCGATAGTGTTGGGGCATTGCTTTTGGCTGATATTTCGCACCCGGCAGGATTAATTGCCAAGGGACTGCTTAATGATCCAATCGAACACTGCCATATCGTGACCACTACTACCCATAAGACCTTAAGGGGGCCTAGAGGCGGTCTGATTGTGATGGGCGAGGATTTTGAAAACCCTTTCGGATTGAAAACACCAAAAGGCGATATCAGGATGATGTCGAATGTACTGGATATGGCTGTTTTCCCTGGTACACAAGGAGGACCTTTGGAGCACGTCATTGCAGCAAAAGCAGTTGCATTCCACGAAGCTCTTTCTGACGAATACATGGAGTATGCACTTCAGGTACAGAAAAATGCCAAAGTAATGTGCAAAGCATTTATAGATAAAGGTTATCAGGTTATCTCAGGCGGAACAGACAACCACCTGATGTTGATTGACCTTAGATCAAAGGGGCTGACTGGTAAAGTGGCGGAAAATACCCTTATTAAAGCCGACATCACCATCAATAAAAACATGGTTCCTTTCGACGATAAATCACCTTTTGTTACTTCTGGTATGCGTATTGGTACTGCGGCTATAACTACACGGGGCATGAAAGAAGGCGATATGGAGCGTATTGTTGATATGATTGATACAGTTCTTATGAATAATGAGAACGAAGCGAAGCTTTCTGCTGTTAGGGGAGAAGTAAATGAGTGGATGAAAGAATTTCCGCTTTATAAATAA
- a CDS encoding S9 family peptidase, translating into MVASVLKRALFVLLLHVIVWSQALAQGSKNISLEELWMTGNFHYQSLSGLRWMAEDPYYTAFSSAGPNQPKDIVQYDIRSGKAVKTLVKGAQLVAENKQISLEEYAFNPTDLTQVLITTNTKSIYRHSTTADYYLFNTESQQLKKLNPAGQGSYATWSPDGKHIAYVRENNLYLVNAKTLEETAITDDGKYNHIINGASDWVYEEEFELVKGFEWSPDGKKIAFYRFDESNVREYVMQLWQTLYPEHQALKYPKAGEKNSDVQIFVYDIAGAEKKKLFGEDEDIYVPRIKWQPNSEDLFVYRMNRYQNHLHIYAVSVNNGEKALVYEEQNDAYIEINNDLTFVGDNKSFIISSEKDGYKHLYQYSLKGKELKQITKGKWEVDDFYGMDQQNTLYFTSTEVSSMERHLYSIRLDGKKKKQLTKDAGTYSANFSNSYKYYILTQTSISKAPSSTVYATNEKFSRKIMDNQSLEQRLKAYDMGNFEFKTFPAADGTELNGFMITPSDFDADKEYPVLMTVYGGPGHQQVMNRWGGHNHFWYHMLAQKGYIVVCIDGRGTGGRGEAFKKSTQHNLGKYETEDVIATAKHLAALSYIDSDRIGIFGWSFGGYLSSLAITLGAEHFKMAIAVAPVTSWRFYDTIYTERFLGLPSENAAGYDQNSPITHAGLLKGKYLLIHGTADDNVHIQNALEMQNALIAAGKQFDTFYYPNRNHGIYGGNTRLHLYEMMTNYIINNL; encoded by the coding sequence ATGGTTGCATCAGTCTTAAAAAGGGCGCTTTTCGTTTTACTCCTTCATGTTATTGTTTGGTCTCAAGCATTGGCACAAGGCTCTAAAAATATTTCTTTAGAAGAATTATGGATGACGGGAAATTTCCATTACCAAAGCCTCTCAGGCCTTCGGTGGATGGCGGAAGATCCCTACTATACAGCTTTCTCATCGGCAGGACCTAACCAACCTAAAGATATTGTGCAGTATGACATACGTTCGGGAAAAGCTGTGAAAACACTTGTCAAAGGAGCGCAGTTGGTTGCTGAAAACAAGCAAATTTCTTTAGAAGAGTATGCTTTTAACCCTACAGACCTTACACAGGTATTGATTACTACCAACACTAAAAGCATCTACAGGCACTCCACCACCGCCGATTATTATTTGTTTAATACTGAGAGTCAGCAATTGAAAAAGCTCAACCCTGCCGGTCAGGGTTCCTATGCCACGTGGTCTCCGGACGGTAAACACATAGCTTATGTAAGGGAAAATAATCTTTACCTAGTTAATGCAAAAACATTAGAAGAAACGGCCATTACGGATGATGGTAAGTATAACCATATCATCAATGGGGCATCTGATTGGGTCTATGAAGAAGAGTTTGAACTGGTAAAAGGTTTCGAATGGTCTCCGGATGGCAAAAAAATAGCATTTTACAGGTTTGACGAAAGCAATGTCCGAGAGTATGTCATGCAATTATGGCAAACTTTATATCCTGAACACCAAGCTCTGAAATACCCCAAAGCAGGAGAGAAAAACTCAGATGTTCAGATATTTGTGTATGATATAGCAGGTGCAGAAAAGAAAAAGCTATTTGGCGAGGATGAAGATATTTATGTGCCTAGGATAAAGTGGCAGCCAAACAGCGAGGACTTGTTTGTGTACCGGATGAACAGGTACCAAAACCACCTGCACATATATGCTGTTTCTGTAAATAATGGAGAAAAAGCACTGGTTTACGAAGAGCAGAACGATGCCTATATAGAAATAAATAACGACCTCACTTTTGTAGGTGATAACAAGTCATTTATAATCAGCAGTGAAAAAGATGGGTACAAGCACCTGTACCAATATAGCCTGAAAGGTAAAGAGCTAAAGCAAATTACCAAGGGGAAGTGGGAAGTAGACGATTTTTATGGAATGGATCAACAAAATACCTTGTATTTTACTTCTACAGAGGTTTCTTCTATGGAACGTCATTTGTATAGCATACGTCTAGATGGCAAAAAGAAAAAGCAGTTAACCAAGGATGCCGGTACCTATTCAGCAAACTTCAGTAATTCTTATAAATACTACATTCTCACCCAAACGAGCATCTCAAAGGCTCCGTCTTCCACTGTATATGCAACAAACGAGAAGTTTTCCAGAAAAATAATGGACAACCAGTCTTTGGAGCAACGTTTGAAGGCTTACGATATGGGAAATTTTGAGTTTAAAACCTTTCCAGCCGCTGATGGTACGGAGCTGAACGGGTTTATGATTACCCCATCGGATTTTGATGCTGACAAAGAATACCCTGTGTTAATGACCGTCTACGGAGGACCAGGCCATCAGCAGGTCATGAACCGCTGGGGTGGACACAACCACTTTTGGTATCATATGCTTGCGCAGAAAGGTTACATTGTTGTATGTATAGACGGCCGTGGTACTGGTGGCCGTGGTGAGGCTTTCAAAAAATCTACGCAACATAACCTTGGGAAATATGAGACTGAAGATGTGATTGCCACGGCCAAGCATTTAGCCGCTCTTTCTTATATAGATAGTGATAGAATAGGTATTTTTGGATGGAGTTTTGGTGGGTACTTGTCGTCGCTGGCCATTACCTTAGGGGCTGAGCATTTTAAAATGGCTATTGCCGTGGCACCGGTTACCAGTTGGCGTTTTTATGACACCATATACACCGAACGCTTCTTAGGTCTGCCGAGCGAAAACGCTGCGGGGTACGACCAAAACTCGCCCATAACCCATGCAGGCTTGCTAAAAGGAAAATACCTGCTCATACATGGTACAGCCGATGACAACGTGCACATACAAAACGCACTGGAGATGCAAAATGCCCTTATTGCAGCTGGAAAGCAGTTTGATACCTTCTACTATCCGAACAGGAATCATGGTATCTATGGAGGCAATACCAGGTTGCACTTGTACGAAATGATGACCAATTATATTATTAATAATCTTTAA
- the rpiB gene encoding ribose 5-phosphate isomerase B — MSKKIAIGGDHAGFQYKSQLIKFLQEKGMEVKDFGPSSEASVDYPDFAHPLASAVEKGEVDFGILICGSGNGVAMSANKHKDIRAALCWNRELAGLARQHNNSNVLCLPARFMELDEAKASAETFINTDFEGGRHANRVDKISQC; from the coding sequence ATGTCTAAGAAAATAGCCATCGGCGGTGATCATGCCGGTTTTCAGTATAAAAGCCAACTAATAAAATTTCTTCAAGAAAAAGGGATGGAAGTTAAGGATTTTGGCCCTTCAAGCGAAGCTTCTGTAGATTATCCTGATTTTGCCCATCCATTAGCTTCTGCTGTAGAAAAAGGAGAAGTTGATTTTGGTATTCTGATTTGTGGAAGCGGAAACGGTGTGGCAATGTCTGCCAATAAACATAAAGACATCAGGGCGGCCCTTTGTTGGAACAGGGAATTGGCCGGCCTGGCAAGGCAACATAACAATAGCAATGTACTTTGCCTGCCAGCTCGCTTTATGGAGCTTGACGAAGCTAAAGCCTCTGCTGAAACTTTTATAAATACAGATTTTGAAGGTGGAAGACACGCAAACAGGGTTGATAAAATCAGCCAGTGCTGA
- the tatC gene encoding twin-arginine translocase subunit TatC, with translation MAIKEITPRKFDEEPEEMPFLDHLEVFRWHLIRSVIAVFVCMLVGFASMNWVFQEVILGPASSDFWTYRMMCKISDLLCVSEVNFTLQSRQLSGQFSMHILASLVFGIIVAFPYVFWELWRFVRPGLYQKEAKAANSTIFFVTVLFVIGILFGYYVISPLSIQFLANYKLDDSIMNQFDITSYVSTLCMIVLGGGMIFQLPVIVHFLTSIGMLTPEFMKKYRKHAIVLIFVIAAILTPSPDVLSQLLVAAPMYLLFELSIFISRSAFKKYQSKEIISNVN, from the coding sequence ATGGCCATAAAAGAAATAACACCCCGTAAATTTGACGAAGAACCAGAAGAAATGCCTTTTCTGGACCACCTGGAAGTATTCAGGTGGCACCTTATCCGATCTGTTATAGCTGTTTTCGTATGTATGCTCGTTGGCTTTGCCTCTATGAATTGGGTATTTCAGGAAGTGATTCTAGGGCCTGCAAGTTCAGACTTCTGGACTTACCGGATGATGTGCAAGATCAGCGACTTGTTATGTGTGAGTGAAGTTAACTTTACCTTGCAGAGCAGGCAGTTGTCGGGGCAGTTTTCCATGCACATTCTTGCGTCATTGGTGTTTGGTATAATCGTAGCGTTCCCTTATGTTTTTTGGGAATTGTGGCGGTTTGTGAGGCCAGGTCTTTATCAAAAAGAAGCCAAGGCAGCCAATAGCACGATCTTTTTTGTTACGGTGTTATTTGTTATCGGTATTTTGTTTGGGTATTATGTGATCTCACCACTTTCTATTCAATTTCTTGCTAACTATAAGCTGGATGATTCTATCATGAATCAGTTCGATATCACGTCTTACGTTTCCACTTTGTGCATGATTGTTTTAGGTGGAGGGATGATTTTTCAGCTACCGGTTATTGTACATTTCCTTACATCTATTGGAATGTTGACACCAGAGTTTATGAAAAAATACCGGAAGCATGCCATTGTGCTGATTTTCGTAATTGCGGCTATTCTTACGCCATCGCCTGATGTACTGAGCCAGTTGCTCGTAGCGGCTCCTATGTACCTGCTCTTTGAGTTGAGTATTTTCATCTCAAGGTCGGCATTCAAGAAATATCAAAGTAAGGAAATAATCTCAAATGTTAACTAA